The DNA segment GAGATTTCGAAAATAAATTGTTAGACAAACACACTAATAGATactaaaggaaaatataaagtgagactaagttttagaaaatagaaaaccgTACAAACAGTAGGAATACAGCGGTTGTTTGGCTATAGCCTAAAGTACagaaaactgaaatgttttgctCCATCAGCACCACCTCCCCATGCAGCTGACCACAGGAACCGCCTGTGTGTTAAGAGGCTCTTGGTCTCGTGGTTGCCTTCTATTTTCTTGAGGCTGTCAACACCCCACGACCACTGTTCGCCCTTCCTGAGGTTCGTTGATCTCTACTGACGATGACAGGATTTAATGGTGTCGATGCGATAGAAATTGTTTCTCGAGGACATTCTCTCATCCCTATCAGCGGTGAGGTACCTAATCGCCACACCTTGATTAGTCTTCTTGGCAGCATTTTAATTGTGAACTGGATGGTGTTCCGCAAACAGAGGGTGCAGTGGATGAGTGATCATGCTGATGTGCAAAGTTTAAACAAAGACATGTACTATAAGTAGTTTTATCTCACCAGACTATCATAAATTGACTCGCCCTCGATTGTTAACATTCAGCTTGTGGATGATTATACAAAGGGCTTCAAGAACATGAGTCACAACTACTTTGATGCTATGTGCTATCACATAGTGGTTTAAAAAGATCTCAGCAATTAAAGAGTTGTAGTTTTAGTTACTTACACTCACCTCAGGCGCATCTGTACTGAAGGAAGGCAGTTGTCGTCGTCGCCGGATGCGCGCTCGCAACCGCtaacacacacccacccactcgGCCAGCCACGGCGCGCGACATCCCTGTCGAACCGCAGACCACACAGcaataacaaagacaaaatgaacgatataaaacaaatttattacacaGAGAAGTGCTCATAAAATGTCTCATACACACATcatgcacacccacactcaacacagagagagagagagaggtagaaaaAATCCTGTGCAcaggcgagagagaaagaaaatgaaaactaaagGTGATGGGAGACACAACACCCTCACGCACTGCGGGGTGGCAAGTCAATAGTCTGGtcgtcttgtttttgttcttagaCGTTAAGAGAATGCTCCTTAGGAGTCTGAGTATAagcgctttacacattttgcatttattattattgatgattattattatagtcaGCGCACCGAAGTGCAGCACAATTATGAGACATGCCCCTCCTCGCTCATTACTTTGTCCTCACTTCCCTTCTCCAGACGCTTTAACTACCCCTCCCCACTCCGCCTCCCATCACCTTGTCAAAACAGAAACCACGGTAACATTTTTACCCTCTTCCACCCGACTGCTGAATACTGGGTGGAGATTATCTGAGGGAGATGCGCATATTTTGGGTGTATACGTGTAGTTATGTGTGTTTGGATGTAACAAGCTGTCGTATGATATATGATGGAGACagggagacaaaacaaaaaaaaaactctagcATCCCCagcctgtaaaaaaaagttgcagaaaCCGCAAATACATCACCTGCACAACAAGAGCTTGGACGGGAAGAACCCTCTTCGGAAGGGCCTATGAtgcgtgctggtgaaagccctcgggaagAATTAATCAGTCatgtaaaaagataataataaataaataataaatctgtctttgtgTTGGGATCCCGCATCTCTCGTTTTTAAATCGAGAATAAATGGCTGGAGACGGATTACAGCTCCAAGCTTCATTGGCGAAGAGCTAATCTTTCCAACGATGGCAACTCTAGAAGTTGCCAATGCTTTACTCAGCAAGCCTGATAAGACACCTCTACAGTGTCCATCTGTCTACAAAACACTGTTTAATAAATCATACACTTGCTCCCCCGTGCGTACCACAAATTACACACACCACCTTGACGAGTCCCCGCAGACGAAGGAGAAGGAAAATGGATGGAGATGGTTGAACTTCAGTTGTAGCCAAGATGAACAAtggagacgagagctgaacccaggacagccaaccgtCACCGTAGTGCTGACACTCTAACCGTTGCGCCCCTGTCGTAGGCTGGAGCCAGACTGTAAAATTCATGACCATTCTTCAGAGCCTTGCATACTGTAAGCACAGACGAGCTCTGTAGAGAGGTATTCTCTTTCCACACCAGTTATTGCTGCTGGAAgataactcacacacacagccttgGGATGCGGTGAGCTGGACTATTTTGTTTTACGATCTGACATCGACAGGCAAGGAACGATCGAGGTGATCAGCCCCTCCATGAAATACTTGTAGAACATCTTCACACTTTCATCCTTGATGCCGAGCGAGAGCAGCTCGCAATGCATGTATAACCTATTCCGGCCTTCTCATAcaggggcgcccggtagtgtagtggttaagggaatattttaaaggaaaaataaaacttcttagAATCTTGGAAAGAGTAAGATCAGTTTAAATCTCGTCTAtgttcgtgtctgttcatgtggaaaaagttgaatgttttataggatgttgagTTTAATAATAGAAATTACACGGGAATCTTTCGTCCTCCGATGTCAACTCGATCCCAGCTGATGacatgatatggttggacactgctcatagccatcttgattgttatcactaatatatatcactaatccacacaccaccgatcacttgagttcaaatcctaacaatggccgacacttcctgtccctcgctgacgtcacacagcatgCCACAGTCTCATCAGCGCCCTCACAGCCTTTGCTACACCTTTAACACTCTGTACAATACCTGTCACACACTCGCTTGTCATCCCTGTAGTGAGAAActcttggttcagatctcgtctcgttCCCTTTCAAAATATAGAGAAGTCTGCTGTGCAGTACGTGTATCTAAATCAAAGATTTCTTTAGTTTTTGATACTTTTTAACAGAAGTTGTTTCTGCGGTATAGCTACTGGATCGAATCTTCCTTTGGGCTGGGGTCGGTCTGACATTCTGTATTGTGACAATGTGGTCTTACATGCAGCGATGGTCAGGGAGGAGTCGATATGACTGAGGCAATATGGTCTTGTTCAAAATGACCGGCCCCCATgggaaacattttatatattctgATCGACAGTCCACATCCGTTTCTTGCTTCAAAATATTCATACCTTTAAGCAAGTagcctgtcattttttttttttttttttttgtaaagtaaaaGACGGTGCACGTATATCAGAATCTTTTTACtcacattttcacaaataagaaacaGGTATAATAAGCAATAAATACACAAAGCAGCAGGCAGACATTACATTAATTCTCTTGGCACATCGATCAGTGTAATAAACTGCTTCTGCAAAAATGCATCTAATGACAGCATCTATCCAGAAAGTTGGCAATACTATTCCTTTCCATGCAGTCATTGTAAAACCTTCAATATTGTGCAGTCTAAAGTCAACTTGAAAAACTTACAAGTGATACAGCAgataaatggaaaacaaaatgtcggCAATTAGACATCATCAGTAGACTAAGTCttaccacgaacttgcattactggactgctggcagacaaccccccccccccccccaagttaactactaaaacgaggcaggtgtgtacaaagcttccggtttagtcacattaagtgttcaggctcgccgagactaagcGTTgatctcggcagacagacaacagtccacctatacacgtccgtatTTTTACTCAGTTAATCAACAATTCTTGTTTGTTATacttatataaaaatgttatatcCTTTTTATTGGTTTGGTAAAATCCTGGAACCTTGAAATCATAGCATTATTTACCCTGTCTAAATGAGCCAGGCTCAATTTCAAGTCATCTTGAAGGACTTACACTGGACACTAAAACTGCGACggcaaagacagaaagacttGATAAAATGTCATAAACTTTATATCACATGCCAAACATCTGTTTGGACCTGACTACAGAACTAAAAGATATTCTGGAAGAATGTTAAGTGGGTAATTTTAAAAGGACCTATTTGAATTTATTGGTACCTGCtggtaaaataatgtttacaagaaGAATAGTTTGTGATTAATCTATATTTCAAAAGCTGAGGGGGGAAAGCTAGTCACATAAGTACTCaagataaaaaggtaaaaaatgtgaaaaggcTCAAAATAAACCCTGCACCCTTTCCTTTAAACAGTTTATTCCAACAAACAATATGGAAATCTCATCTCTCCAGGTGACCAAAATTACCCATATCTGTAGAGTCCATTGCAGGGAGAAGCAAAAGTGATGGAATATAAGATGCTATTGACAGCACTTTATTTAGCAAACTTTCCGCTGAGTTCAAATGTAGAAGAACTTGTGTTAGTGGCTCTTTAAAGtcttttcaaatgaaagataatGATCAAATTAAATCCATTCTCTCTAAATCTGTTGTATATTACTGAGAGAAAGGAACTTTCAGGACAAAAGATTTTCAGTAGCTAGACAGGGGCCATAAACATGGTGTCTCTATGAAAACAGGAGAGCCAAAGAGGGGAGGGGGGTTAACCAACAATgattattcatatttatttattttgctttacttaATATTAGGATATAAAATGGGTAAACAGAGTGAGCTTCCTATTCATATACTCAAGCAAAACCTAAAATCCACAACCTGCAATGGAGATGAGCACAATGAGTAGAGGGCACACAGAAAAATCATTAACATGGTGAAATACAATGGTATGTGAAAAATATGCCAGTGGAGTATCACGAGGAGGCAAAGCCTTTACACTGGTCATCAAGATGTGAAGATTTAGGAATAACAGGATGCAAGAAACAGTATTCATGATCAATAAAATTCCATTTTGTTACAAAACATAAATGCTtgaaagaaatgtataaacTGTGAAAGATGCATAGTTATTATGTTTTGCACAGTAACTGATAAGTGTGAGATTAGGGGCCAGGTGAGAGAACTGTGCTTGGAATTCTGGTTGAGAATGATAACTGGAACCCCCAGCCCCCACCCAGAGGCAtgactgaatttaaaaaaagctttgtttgTAGCTGTTTAGAAAATTCCAATTCTTGCAAAACCAAACATATGCAAATAAACTGCATTGCACTATTTTTGTGTGAACTTTAGGGAACTATGAAAGCCCCAGGCACATGCATAGGATAACAGACACAACAAACATATTGTTGTTCCATTTCCACAACCATCAACATCAGATTACTTTGCACAATAAATCAACTTTCTCCATCTCAGCTCACAAGATTGTAAACTACTGCTGAATGAAACTTCAAATGTTTTAAGTCTGGTGTATTGCTGCATATAATATATGCATATTTGCTCATGTATATAACTTGCACAACAGTTTTCATTTGTGTAATGCACTTTTAATGGGTTAAACTAAGGATGCACTGAATAAGtgctttttctccatttttattcagaaaaatgATCATTAATCCCAGATGGGGAATGGGCACTTTAAGAAATGGGTGggaaaaaaccacacaaacacctacacatCTCAGGCTTGAACTTAACTTGAATAAGAAAACATGATTGTCTGAGCACGAACATACCAGGACTGACAGATTTTGGCAATGTCTTTGTTTCGTAgtttttatcataaatatttacaaaaaaaaaattgtcagcagCACAAATAAATAGTAATTAAAtggaaagatttacatttctttatatttgaGGCACACATAATATCTTTGGTATTTAACTGCAACTTTTCTCTATACTTTCACCTTTTCTTTTAGAAGACAAAAAATAGCCCATTTTCAGTAGCATTTTGCTCAGTGTCCAAAGTTGTACAAAAATATCTTCATGGAAGACAACTaaccctcccccaaaaaaaccacCAAATAAATTTGTACAAATGCATGTTACCAAAAGGGCGTTGGactaaagcaaaataataataaaggcattTATAAAACACCTGTTCTTGCTACAGCAATTCAAGGTGCATGTAACAACAAAAGGGAGGAGTCCTGGTGATTCATGCAAGACTTGGAAAAAAGTTCTCTTGGTCCAGCTGCTGGCAAGAAGGAAATGCCACTGAAGATTACAGAACATTCTCCATGCGATTTGATAAACAGATCCAAAGTACTGAAATATCCACAAAATTGACTGCTCGTTTGtccaaatattcttttttatccATTAATTttcctccccccaccacccaaaaaaattgaaaagtcAACATGTTTACACTGCATATTACATTTCACACTATACCAAATGTCCTACAGCATGCGTAAACATACAAAACTAATGTATCACAtcgcttaaaaaaaagtagttctgAAATTGAATGTAACATTCTTGTTGCAATTGAAAGAGGGTTTTGTAATAAGCTATTCTTATCCAGTGACAAGAGAACAGAATATCATTAGGTCTtgtttcttccaaaaaaaaaaaaagactaaattttattttcatgctgtTCAAATGGCTGTAAGCTAGTGCAAACTATTATCATTGCTGTTACAACTGCCATACAGGGCCCAACTATTTTTCCACTGCAAATGCTGACTACACAGACAGCAAAAAATCCATTTCAGAGTCACATCTACAAGAAAATGGCTACAAAATACAAATGGAAAGCTTTTCTTAAAACCATTAAATACAGACTGTCTCATGCAGATATGCATGTACAGATAACATGGCAAACACCACccacaacaagaaaaaaatatggtagAGTAAGACCCTTCACCTACTAAGCAGTTTACAAAGGAGTATAAGATTACCAAACTGCACAGTGAAAAGTCATCTCTACCATAATGCCCCCGTTACAACACAAAGATATCAAAAATGTATGAACCTTTGTAAACAGATCTCCTCTGCACACCAAGTGGCATGGCAAGATCAACAATAAACTGCAAAAGCCaaatggcacacacacacacacaagagagagagtaTGGCTTGGCCACACCTTAAGGAAGCCATCGGGCAACACTTGCCACCAAGCTACAAAAAAGAATCTATGGGAGAAACATTAGTAAAACTTAACAATCTGGACATGATTAGACGAGTCTAAAAGACCCTACCAGACATACTCCTTGGCCTAGCTGGAAGCCCTGGTCTGGTACAGGCAAAGGCAATCCCTCGTTGATTTATGATTCTCTTTTGActcaaaagatttaaaaatatatcagcaCACATAAAGCTGCAGGTCaggaagaaaaaggtttttaaaaaaccccaagTGATCATGCAAGTGTTCATGTACATACCatgaacaataacaaaaaaaaaaaaatctaaataaattgAGCTTTGTTACTCCATAAAGAGAATGTATATGAAATCAATGGGTCTTTAGGCTGCATACCAGGAGGCCCACTAAGCCCAAGCAAAGCAAACAACCTCCTCTACATTATTGATGAGGATTCTGCCTTGAGGATCTTGAGCTACTGTAGACACTTCCTTCAAAGGTCCAGCTTCGAGTTTCACTGAGTGGAGCAGCTTGCCATTTGCAGCTGACAGGCAGTCAAGTCTGGTAGTGCCACACAGACAGTACAGTCGGCGCAGTCCAACACTGCATAAACTACGAGGTAAAAACAAGTTGGGGTGTGGAAGTCGCCATAACAATGCCCCCGTCTGATCCCAACAGCTGACATCCAGCAGGATGCCATCTAGCACCACGATCTTGCCATCCTGTGTTGTACACATGGCAGTTGGTGATCTAAATAAAGGTTTCCCATTGCTGTCATTTACAATGGCTGCCTTCAAACGAAGGGCTGGCCCCCCGACATCCAAAATATGGACCCCCAGAGAAAACCGTGCAGCAAGAGTCTGCGTGGTCAGACGTGCAACATTGGTGTACCCACGACAGGTGTTGTAAGTGTGCTTGATACATTGACGATGGTTTCCTAAGTGGACCAGCTGCAAAGTTTTGGCTGCATGACTGACCACAGCAACTATTTCCCCATCCATGTGGCACATACCATGGGGCGTGGTTAGGTCAACTGCTGGACACAGCCCTCCCTGACCTTGTTCTTCAACTGTCATTTGCACCAGTTTGACACGGCTGTTTGCTCGATCAACGACTGCTAGCTGCCTGTTAGGCAGTATGGCAAAATCAGAGATAATGGGTCGTCGTGAGTCTCCGGCAGACACTGGCCGAATACTGAACACGGTTCGAAGCTTCTGAGCATCTGCTCGTGTAGAAGaatctccattttcttttatagaGTTGCCGAGACTCTCTCTGGGCTTTTCAGAAGACACAAGCACTGCACTTGCTTGACCAGAAACTCCACCATTTGCTGCTGCAGAACTTCGTGGTGAAGCTTCGTTTGCCAAGACATTTCCTGCCGCAGATTTTGTTTTGGTACCACTGCCATTTGCTCTAACAGCATCTGCAACCACCTGAGAAGTAGCAGGCACACTTGATGCACTGAGTGGTGGTTCACCTGATCCAGCAAAATTGTTTGGCTTTGAGGGTGGAAGAATTTTCGATGACAAACCTGATGCAATAGCATTTAGGCTTGACAAGGTAGTTGACAATTCTGAAGCTGCCATAACATTTTTCTGGGCAACCAGAGCCTCACTCACATCCCTAGCTGCTGCTGGCTCTTGATCAGTCCCAGACCTGGACTCTCTTGCCCTTGGGATTGTGTTAGTTCCCAATGGCGCTGCTGTGCGAGGTTTAGGAGTTGGAAGAGTGTTACTCCCATTTGCCATCGAATTTGAAGCTCCAATTTTTGGCTTAGGAAAAGTATGGCAAGCCACAGCTGCACCATTTGAAGATATTGCTTTGGATGACTGCAGGCTGGTCACAGTCTGTGAAACAAAACAGCCAGAATGTAGCATGCTGATATTCTGGTCTAGTGCCGCCTGTAAAATAGTAGCTCCTGGTTTGGATACTGCCAAACAACCACCTCCTGTAGCCTGAGTACTGCAGGTGCCACATTTTGGTACCAAGAGGCCAGTGTCTAAAGCTAAACTTGCTGCTCCAGACTTCGGCACAGGTAAACTATGGCTAGAAGTGTCTACAGCACCATCTGTACCAGATTTAGAAGTAGGCAAGGTAAAAATGGCTGATGTACTGTTGACAGGGGTGAAAATAAAACCCTGAGTACTTTTTTTGGGGCTTGTCTGCTTGGTGGTAGAACTTGCTGCTGTAACAACAGGATGTTTGACACTAAATACTGACCCATGCACAGACCTTCGTGCCGAGCTGTTTCTTGGACGAGCTTTGGGCCGCAACTTTTTACCTATTGACAACATGGAGAATGGATTGCGCTGACTGTCGCTGTCTTTATCACTCTGAGACGAAGAGGGGCTGTGTGTCAACACAAATGGAGCAACACTAATACCACAAGTAGCAACCTCCACTGTGGTCTGAAGAAGCAAGGGGGAACACGCCTGGTCAGTGTGTCCATTACCGTTTGGTCCCATCTGACATGACAGTCTTGCTGGACAAGTTTCCATTACAGTAGACGGATTTTCAACTTTGGTTGGGACTAGTAAGCCTGTACTGTCCTCTCCAACATCATCAGCCCTGCTGCTGTCCAGCTCAAAACACAACATAGATAATTTGTCCAACACCTGCTGGATCTCCTCAAATCTGGCTTTGTTAAGCACAGGAATTTCAAAACGGCAGTCTCTAACTTTTTCGATGTATGTATTAAGATCTGAAATGTGAGTCACAGCTTGTTTGAGATCATCGGGGTTTGTTTCACGCAAAAGCTGAATGTCTGACACCTTCAGCTGCATCTTCTCCACTCTGTCAATGTCTCCCTCTAACAGAGAGATAAACCGATCCACATCTTCCTCATGTGCCACAAGGTGTCTCTGCACCTTGAAATTTATACCATGCATCTTAAGCATATCACTACCCTTTTGTTCTTTGATTTTTGCCAGTAAAGTGTCATAGGCTTCGTTAAGCTCCTTAAAATTGATGGTGGTACTCCTTGAAAGGTTCTCTCTATCCTTCTTTACTTTGTCTTCTTGTTGTTTGATTTGAGCCAAGCCAGCTAGAAGTTCCTTTTGGGATGTCTTCATCTGAAGTCGTCGTGCATTAGCAGTCTCTGCTATAGCATTGAGTTTGCTACACTGCCTGTGTTTAAGAAGCGCACATACTGGACATAAAAGTAGTCTACAGTcttcacaaaacattttcaaaatctgCAATAAAATGGAAGGTTTTAATTAGGTATAAATGTATAATATTGCCTGATGATGAACAGTATTAACTCCATCCATTAATTTCATCACAAAACAATTGTCAGATACAATCAAGAGATGTGATCATCTACACTTGAAAGAga comes from the Pomacea canaliculata isolate SZHN2017 linkage group LG12, ASM307304v1, whole genome shotgun sequence genome and includes:
- the LOC112576969 gene encoding uncharacterized protein LOC112576969, whose translation is MAESLIQSVIKCPICLEAYNDPRMLPCLHSFCQKCLSSYIENCPVSLAQPFFTCPVCREEIRPPNSHRPQNEWSMQFRSNFIMSDLASCLTETFKERDGEGEGTRGGEVCIPCSKQTPYPRDAEQFCLDCSQSYCAACLQVHTSIPSCQSHSIVSITDHAAREQHQNKHQQCSEHSEEILKMFCEDCRLLLCPVCALLKHRQCSKLNAIAETANARRLQMKTSQKELLAGLAQIKQQEDKVKKDRENLSRSTTINFKELNEAYDTLLAKIKEQKGSDMLKMHGINFKVQRHLVAHEEDVDRFISLLEGDIDRVEKMQLKVSDIQLLRETNPDDLKQAVTHISDLNTYIEKVRDCRFEIPVLNKARFEEIQQVLDKLSMLCFELDSSRADDVGEDSTGLLVPTKVENPSTVMETCPARLSCQMGPNGNGHTDQACSPLLLQTTVEVATCGISVAPFVLTHSPSSSQSDKDSDSQRNPFSMLSIGKKLRPKARPRNSSARRSVHGSVFSVKHPVVTAASSTTKQTSPKKSTQGFIFTPVNSTSAIFTLPTSKSGTDGAVDTSSHSLPVPKSGAASLALDTGLLVPKCGTCSTQATGGGCLAVSKPGATILQAALDQNISMLHSGCFVSQTVTSLQSSKAISSNGAAVACHTFPKPKIGASNSMANGSNTLPTPKPRTAAPLGTNTIPRARESRSGTDQEPAAARDVSEALVAQKNVMAASELSTTLSSLNAIASGLSSKILPPSKPNNFAGSGEPPLSASSVPATSQVVADAVRANGSGTKTKSAAGNVLANEASPRSSAAANGGVSGQASAVLVSSEKPRESLGNSIKENGDSSTRADAQKLRTVFSIRPVSAGDSRRPIISDFAILPNRQLAVVDRANSRVKLVQMTVEEQGQGGLCPAVDLTTPHGMCHMDGEIVAVVSHAAKTLQLVHLGNHRQCIKHTYNTCRGYTNVARLTTQTLAARFSLGVHILDVGGPALRLKAAIVNDSNGKPLFRSPTAMCTTQDGKIVVLDGILLDVSCWDQTGALLWRLPHPNLFLPRSLCSVGLRRLYCLCGTTRLDCLSAANGKLLHSVKLEAGPLKEVSTVAQDPQGRILINNVEEVVCFAWA